Genomic window (Streptomyces cadmiisoli):
GAGGTCTTGCGCTTGGTCTCGCGGATCGGCCACAGCCACGCGGAGTCGATGTGCGCGTGGCCGACGGCGGACAGGGTGTGGGCGCTGGCGTGCGCGGGCCGGGCGAGCACCGGCCCGAGGACTGCGCGGGCGGCGGCCGCGGTGCCGGGGACGTCGTCCAAGTCGAGGGCGTCGAGCGCCGCGTCCAGCGCGTGCATGATCTCGTGGCGGCGCGGCTCGTGCTCGCCGAGCTCCAGCATCAGCTCGCGCAGCACCTGGACGTCCAGCGAGAGGTGCCAGACCTCCTCGTCGAGGACGGCGAGGTCGGCGCGGCGGAAGGTGTAGAGAGGCTTGTCACCGGCGGTCAGGACGTCGCCGAGCGGGGTGGGGGCCGCGAAGTCACCGGCGAGGATGTCGGGGTTGGAGGCCGCCTCCACCAGGTAGTGGATCTCCTCGCCGCCCTGCGCCGGCCGTGCCACGGGCACGTACTGGTTCTGCGGGTTGACCGCCTTCAGCGGTGTCCCGTCGGGGAGGTGGACGAGCGCCTCGGCCTGGTTGCCGGGCCAGTCGCCGACGAAGCCGAGGTCGATGACCGTCTCGACGCGCCGGCCGGCCCACTCTGCGGGCACCCGGCCGCGCATGCGGAACCAGGTGGTGCCCCAGGGCGGGCCCCAGGGGGTGTCCATGGCGAACGGCTCGTAGGCGGCCGCGGCGGCCTCGGTGAAGGGGACGGGTTCGCCGGGTGCCTGCCAGGCCTCGACCGTCAGCGGGACGGCGGCGGCGTACACCGCGGGCTTGATGCGCTGGTTGTGGACGCGCTGCACGCGCTCCTCGATCCGGCGGCGTTCATCGTGCATGAGCGGGGTCTCCTGACAGGACTACTTGAGGTACGAGAGGCCGGGGTGGACGGCGGTGTAGCCGTCGACCAGCCGGCGGGCCACGTTCACGGAGTCGACGAGCGGGTGCAGCGCGAAGGCCTTCACGGCCGCGCCGCGCGAGCCGGACGCGGCGGCGGCCAGCACCTCGCGCTCGACCGCCTTCACAGCGCAGACCAGGCCGGTGGCGTGGGCGGGCAGCGGGGCGACGGCGACCGGGTGGGCGCCGTTGGCGTCGACCAGGCAGGGCACCTCGATGACCGCCTCGGAGTCGAGCACCGAGAGCGTGCTCCGGTTGCGGACGTTGAGGATCAGGGTGGTGCGCTCGTCCCGGGCGATGGCCCGCATGAGTGCCAGCGCCACCTTCTCGTAGCCGCCGGAGAGGTCGTCGGCGTCGCGTTCGCCGGCGCCGGCGGTCTCGCGGTTCTCCGCCATGTAGGTGGCCTCGCGCTCGGCGCGGGTGGCGTCCCACACGTCCAGGGCGGCGGCGTCCGGGTCGGCCATCCGCTCGTAGAAGCGGGCCTGCTGGTCGTGCAGGAAGGCGCCGCGGGTCCGCTCGGCCTCCTGGTAGGCGCGCACCGCTTCCCGGTTGAAGTAGTAGTAGTGCAGGTACTCGTTGGGGATCGCGCCCAGCGACTGGAGCCAGTCGGCGCCGAACAGCTTGCCCTCCTCGAAGGAGGACAGCAGGTCGCGGTCGGCGAGCAGGCGCGGGAGTTCGTCGCGGCCCTCGACCCGCAGTCCGCGCACCCAGCCGAGGTGGTTGAGGCCGACGTAGTCGATCCAGGCCTCCGCCGGGTTGCGCACGCCGAGCACGCGGGCGATCCGGCGGCCGAGTCCCACGGGTGAGTCGCAGATGCCGATGACGCGGTCGCCCAGGTGGTGCGACATCGCCTCGGTGACCAGGCCGGCCGGGTTGGTGAAGTTGATCACCCAGGCGTCGGGTGCCAGACGGGCGACGCGTCGTGCGATGTCGACGGCGACGGGCACCGTGCGCAGGCCGTAGGCGATACCGCCGGCGCCGACCGTCTCCTGGCCGAGGACGTCCTGCCCGAGCGCCACCCGCTCGTCGTCGGCGCGGCCCTGGAGGCCGCCGACGCGGATCGCGGAGAAGACGAAGTCGGCGCCGCGCAGCGCCTCGTCCAGATCGGTCGTGGCCGTCACCTCGGGGGCGTCGGGCACCCCGGCGGCCTGCTCGGCGAGCACGCGGGTGACCGCGGACAGTCTGCGCGCGTCCAGGTCGTGCAGCACGACCCGCGTCACCCGGCCCTCGGCGTGGTCCCCGAGGAGCGCCCCGTACACGAGCGGCACCCGGAATCCGCCACCGCCCAGAATCGTCAGCTTCACGCCTGCACCCTTCCCGCCACGACCACCTCGACGCCGGCTTCCCGCAGCGCGGTGCCGGTCGCCGGTTCGACGGCCGTGTCCGTCACGACCACGTCCAGTTCCTCGGGGCCACAGACCTTCGCCATTCCCGTGCCCGGGAACTTCGCCGAATCGGCGAGCAGCACGACCCGGTCTCCGGCGTTGATCATGGCCCGTTTCACCGGCACCTCGACGACCGTGGTGTCCATCACCTGTCCGCCCGGCCGCACCCCGCTCGTGCCGAGGAACACCCAGTCCGCGTGCAGCTGACGCAGATTGTCCTCGGTGAGGAAGCCGACCAGGGAGCGGTACTCACGGCGGACCATGCCGCCGAGCAGCACCAGCTCGATGCCCTCGTCGTCGGCCAGTTCCTCGTAGACCACCAGGTTGCTGGTGATCACGGTGAGGCGGCGGCCGTGCAGCTGGCGGGCCAGCCGGTAGGCGGTGGTGCCGATGTCGAGCAGCACCGACTGACCGTCCTGGACCAGGGCCGCCGCGCGCGCGGCGATGGCGTCCTTCTCGGACACGCGCACCTCGGCGACCTCGGCGAAGGGCTGGTCGCCCTCCTCCACGACAGCGCCGCCGTGCACCCGCGTGAGCAGGCCTTCCTCCTCCAGTCTGAGCAGATCGCGCCGGATGGTGGCGGGGCTCACACCCAGTTGCCCGGAGAGATCGGTCACGGCTGCGGGACCGCCGGAGCGCAAGGCCCGCAGGATGAGTTGGTGTCGTCGTTCTGCCAGCACGACACGAACACTACTCGTCATCTTCAATCATTTCTATGCTCAGTTCTGCTCGGGTATTGACCAATCTCCCGAAGCGACGCACGATTCCGGTCACCGAAATGAAGACTTTTGACGAAGGGGATGTCGCGTGGACGACGACCGGCCCGATGTGCTGCTGACCGGGCTCCTCTTCTACGACCTCGTCCTGACAGGGCTCGGCGGGCCGCCGACGCCGGGCGAGGAGATCTGGACCGCGGGCATGGGCAGCAGCCCCGGCGGCATCGCCAACCTCGCGGTCGCCGCCTCGCGCCTCGGCCTGCGGACCTCCCTGGCCACCGTCTTCGGCGACGACTTCTACGGCACGTACTGCCGCGGCGTCCTGGCCGGCC
Coding sequences:
- a CDS encoding 6-phospho-beta-glucosidase, producing MKLTILGGGGFRVPLVYGALLGDHAEGRVTRVVLHDLDARRLSAVTRVLAEQAAGVPDAPEVTATTDLDEALRGADFVFSAIRVGGLQGRADDERVALGQDVLGQETVGAGGIAYGLRTVPVAVDIARRVARLAPDAWVINFTNPAGLVTEAMSHHLGDRVIGICDSPVGLGRRIARVLGVRNPAEAWIDYVGLNHLGWVRGLRVEGRDELPRLLADRDLLSSFEEGKLFGADWLQSLGAIPNEYLHYYYFNREAVRAYQEAERTRGAFLHDQQARFYERMADPDAAALDVWDATRAEREATYMAENRETAGAGERDADDLSGGYEKVALALMRAIARDERTTLILNVRNRSTLSVLDSEAVIEVPCLVDANGAHPVAVAPLPAHATGLVCAVKAVEREVLAAAASGSRGAAVKAFALHPLVDSVNVARRLVDGYTAVHPGLSYLK
- a CDS encoding DeoR/GlpR family DNA-binding transcription regulator, which codes for MLAERRHQLILRALRSGGPAAVTDLSGQLGVSPATIRRDLLRLEEEGLLTRVHGGAVVEEGDQPFAEVAEVRVSEKDAIAARAAALVQDGQSVLLDIGTTAYRLARQLHGRRLTVITSNLVVYEELADDEGIELVLLGGMVRREYRSLVGFLTEDNLRQLHADWVFLGTSGVRPGGQVMDTTVVEVPVKRAMINAGDRVVLLADSAKFPGTGMAKVCGPEELDVVVTDTAVEPATGTALREAGVEVVVAGRVQA